From Glycine max cultivar Williams 82 chromosome 11, Glycine_max_v4.0, whole genome shotgun sequence, the proteins below share one genomic window:
- the LOC100796709 gene encoding uncharacterized protein — protein sequence MAFIARVCLLFLLLTSVVTCKEQPLMRDLNSNHNIDDYYYPKANPKYDPRISHPPRPGNRKMQIREEDYPGPGPNTIHYPFSPHPPPLDD from the exons ATGGCTTTCATCGCTAGGGTGTGCTTGCTCTTTCTTTTGCTAACCTCTGTAGTCACCTGCAAGGAACAACCTCTGATGA GGGACCTAAATAGCAACCACAACATAGATGATTATTACTATCCAAAGGCCAATCCAAAATACGATCCTCGCATTTCTCATCCACCACGTCCAG GGAACCGAAAGATGCAAATCAGAGAAGAAGATTATCCCGGACCAGGGCCTAACACTATACATTATCCTTTCTCCCCTCATCCTCCCCCACTTGATGATTGA